In a genomic window of Myotis daubentonii chromosome X, mMyoDau2.1, whole genome shotgun sequence:
- the TMEM187 gene encoding transmembrane protein 187 — protein MNPKSEQALCHVAVASCLCVATVYMGVFESVFVEVGYEHYAEAPVGGLPTFLAMPFNSLINVAYVLLGVYWLRRNVSALGHPSEVQRARYLKDVFAGMAMVYGPVQWLRIGLQTHPAAVLDQWFTLPIFAWPVAWCLYLDRGWEPGLLLAIECLSLSSYGLALLHPRGFEVALGVHIAAAMSQALRVHRRHGSRCSGVYLVLAVLSCLGFVVLKLCDHQLAQWHLFQRLTGHFWSKVCDVLQFHFAFLFLTNLSTCRRLPPEGKMQ, from the coding sequence ATGAATCCCAAGTCAGAGCAGGCCCTCTGCCACGTGGCCGTGGCCAGCTGCCTCTGTGTGGCCACCGTCTACATGGGCGTTTTTGAAAGCGTCTTTGTGGAAGTGGGCTATGAACACTATGCAGAAGCCCCAGTAGGCGGCCTCCCCACCTTCCTAGCCATGCCCTTCAACTCGCTCATTAACGTGGCCTACGTGCTCCTGGGAGTGTACTGGCTACGGAGAAATGTCAGTGCCCTGGGGCACCCCAGTGAGGTGCAGCGGGCTCGTTACCTAAAGGATGTCTTCGCGGGCATGGCTATGGTCTACGGCCCCGTGCAGTGGCTGCGGATTGGGCTGCAGACGCACCCGGCTGCTGTGCTGGACCAGTGGTTCACCTTGCCCATCTTTGCATGGCCTGTGGCATGGTGCCTCTACCTAGACAGGGGCTGGGAGCCCGGCCTGCTCCTCGCCATCGAGTGCCTCTCGCTGTCCAGTTATGGCCTTGCCCTGCTGCATCCCCGTGGGTTTGAGGTCGCCCTGGGTGTGCACATTGCCGCCGCCATGAGCCAGGCCCTGCGTGTCCACAGGCGCCACGGCAGCAGGTGCTCAGGGGTGTACTTGGTTCTGGCAGTGCTCTCCTGCCTGGGCTTTGTGGTCCTCAAGCTGTGTGACCATCAGCTGGCCCAGTGGCATCTCTTCCAGCGGCTCACAGGCCATTTCTGGTCCAAAGTCTGTGATGTGCTCCAGTTCCACTTTGCATTCTTATTTCTGACCAACTTAAGCACTTGCCGGCGACTCCCTCCTGAGGGGAAGATGCAATAA